In a genomic window of Streptomyces katrae:
- a CDS encoding M23 family metallopeptidase: MNDRPTSGQYPDLGYDGLSTTTFAGDQAYVSYETQGQGYQYVTDYAPSGSYGNYDAYDASGAYPSTADTGAYDSTAWTAQQDYLSSVPAQTVPEDATGSWDASTWNSANSAATVADYPSAPFGYDTPGSEPTGQWDFSGYGHGHGQDTGAYDATAWNSGGGVEEAEPAADAYADDETSVFEPLGPAFPAEGDDAQFDDPQFEDPQFTDDAVHDLPTQMVPLASATPEPRSARRAGGRGGAKGGGKDKAGGSARRRTPAKRSALLTVAVPSVCVMGVAGIAAASVSGLTGGDKPSEDTTTMAAPDPASVKPVAANNKLDTQLAALSADAGDFADRASRTQERIDLKQRQEDEKKKRAEEAAAKEAARPKFAIPVTQHGLSAMFGQAGGMWMSVHTGIDFPVSYGTPVMAATDGTMRTQWNSAYGNMAILTSPDGTETWYCHLSSTKIRSGQVKAGDVIAYSGNSGNSTGPHLHFEVRPGGGSAIDPLAWLRNHGLDPT; the protein is encoded by the coding sequence GTGAACGACCGCCCGACGTCGGGCCAGTACCCCGATTTGGGGTACGACGGCCTTTCCACCACCACTTTCGCTGGTGACCAGGCATACGTTTCCTACGAAACGCAGGGCCAGGGCTATCAGTACGTCACGGATTACGCCCCGTCCGGCAGTTACGGGAACTACGACGCCTACGACGCCTCCGGCGCGTACCCGTCGACCGCCGACACCGGCGCCTACGACAGCACCGCGTGGACCGCGCAGCAGGACTACCTCTCCAGCGTCCCGGCCCAGACCGTCCCCGAGGACGCGACCGGCTCCTGGGACGCGAGCACCTGGAACTCCGCGAACTCCGCCGCCACCGTCGCCGATTACCCGTCGGCCCCGTTCGGGTACGACACCCCCGGCTCCGAGCCGACCGGCCAGTGGGACTTCTCCGGCTACGGACACGGGCACGGCCAGGACACCGGCGCCTACGACGCCACCGCGTGGAACAGCGGCGGCGGTGTCGAGGAGGCCGAACCGGCGGCCGACGCGTACGCCGATGACGAGACCTCCGTCTTCGAGCCCCTCGGCCCCGCCTTCCCCGCCGAGGGCGACGACGCTCAGTTCGACGACCCGCAGTTCGAGGACCCGCAGTTCACCGACGACGCCGTCCACGACCTGCCCACGCAGATGGTCCCCCTGGCCTCCGCCACCCCGGAGCCGCGTTCGGCGCGCCGGGCCGGCGGCCGCGGCGGCGCCAAGGGCGGCGGCAAGGACAAGGCGGGCGGCAGCGCCCGGCGCCGTACGCCGGCCAAGCGCTCCGCCCTGCTGACCGTGGCCGTGCCCTCGGTCTGCGTGATGGGCGTCGCGGGAATCGCCGCCGCCTCCGTCAGCGGTCTCACCGGCGGTGACAAGCCGTCCGAGGACACCACGACGATGGCCGCCCCCGACCCGGCCTCCGTGAAGCCGGTCGCGGCGAACAACAAGCTCGACACCCAGCTGGCCGCCCTGAGCGCCGACGCCGGTGACTTCGCCGACCGCGCGAGCCGCACCCAGGAGCGGATCGACCTCAAGCAGCGGCAGGAAGACGAGAAGAAGAAGCGGGCCGAGGAGGCGGCGGCCAAGGAGGCGGCCCGCCCCAAGTTCGCCATCCCCGTCACCCAGCACGGGCTGAGCGCCATGTTCGGCCAGGCCGGCGGCATGTGGATGTCCGTGCACACCGGCATCGACTTCCCGGTCTCCTACGGCACCCCGGTCATGGCCGCCACCGACGGCACCATGCGCACCCAGTGGAACAGCGCCTACGGGAACATGGCCATCCTGACCTCTCCCGACGGCACCGAGACCTGGTACTGCCACCTCAGCAGCACCAAGATCCGGTCCGGGCAGGTCAAGGCCGGCGACGTCATCGCCTACTCCGGCAACTCCGGCAACTCCACCGGCCCGCACCTCCACTTCGAGGTACGGCCCGGTGGCGGCTCCGCCATCGACCCCCTGGCGTGGCTGCGCAACCACGGCCTGGACCCGACCTAG
- the pcrA gene encoding DNA helicase PcrA, giving the protein MSSLFDDSFLADLTPSDEVPPPPEEHHAPEEGADDLFGGRFDLPVDRDSHYRDGAPRPVIDPAALLDGLNEQQAAAVVHAGSPLLIVAGAGSGKTRVLTHRIGHLLSARHVHPGQILAITFTNKAAAEMKERVENLVGPRANAMWVSTFHSACVRILRRESKRLGFTSSFSIYDAADSKRLMALVCRDLDLDPKKFPPKSFNAKISNLKNELIDEDAFAAQAADGFEKTLAQAYAMYQGRLREANALDFDDIIMTTVHLLQAFPDVAEHYRRRFRHVLVDEYQDTNHAQYTLVRELVGPGYPDLPPAELCVVGDADQSIYAFRGATIRNILQFEEDYKDATTILLEQNYRSTQTILSAANAVIERNENRRAKNLWTQAGSGAVITGYVADTEHDEAQFVADEIDRLTDAGEAKAGDVAIFYRTNAQSRVFEEIFIRVGLPYKVVGGVRFYERKEVRDVLAYLRVLANPEDNVPLRRILNVPKRGIGERAEAMIDALALREKITFPQALRRVDEAFGMAARSTNAVKRFNTLMEELRTIVDSGAGPAVVLEAVLERTGYLAELQASTDPQDETRIENLQELAAVALEFEQARDEDTPGTLAEFLEQVALVADSDQIPDEDPDGSGVITLMTLHTAKGLEFPVVFLTGMEDGVFPHMRALGQTKELEEERRLAYVGITRARERLYLTRSSMRSAWGTPSYNPPSRFLEEIPAEYLQWKRTGAAQKPAGPVRGSGYGSGTGKSSFGTSPEAFLSSSRSRSGGGPSGFATRRATDKPVIALAVGDRVTHDQFGLGTVMDVRGAGADAQATIDFGDDKPKRLLLRYAPVQKL; this is encoded by the coding sequence ATGAGCAGCCTCTTTGACGACAGCTTCCTGGCCGACCTCACCCCCTCCGACGAGGTCCCGCCGCCGCCCGAGGAGCACCACGCCCCCGAGGAGGGCGCGGACGACCTGTTCGGCGGCCGCTTCGACCTGCCCGTGGACCGGGACTCCCACTACCGCGACGGCGCCCCCCGGCCGGTCATCGACCCGGCGGCCCTGCTGGACGGGCTGAACGAGCAGCAGGCCGCCGCCGTGGTGCACGCGGGCTCCCCGCTGCTCATCGTGGCCGGCGCCGGCTCCGGCAAGACCCGCGTGCTGACCCACCGCATCGGACACCTGCTGTCCGCGCGGCACGTCCACCCGGGCCAGATCCTGGCGATCACCTTCACCAACAAGGCCGCGGCCGAGATGAAGGAGCGCGTCGAGAACCTGGTCGGCCCGCGCGCCAACGCCATGTGGGTCTCCACCTTCCACAGCGCGTGCGTGCGCATCCTGCGCCGCGAGTCCAAGCGCCTGGGCTTCACCTCCTCGTTCTCGATCTACGACGCCGCCGACTCCAAGCGCCTCATGGCGCTGGTCTGCCGCGACCTGGACCTCGACCCGAAGAAGTTCCCGCCCAAGTCCTTCAACGCCAAGATCTCGAACCTCAAGAACGAGCTCATCGACGAGGACGCCTTCGCCGCCCAGGCCGCCGACGGTTTCGAGAAGACCCTCGCCCAGGCGTACGCGATGTACCAGGGTCGGCTGCGCGAGGCCAACGCGCTCGACTTCGACGACATCATCATGACCACGGTCCACCTCCTCCAGGCCTTCCCGGACGTGGCCGAGCACTACCGGCGCCGCTTCCGGCACGTCCTGGTCGACGAGTACCAGGACACCAACCACGCCCAGTACACCCTGGTGCGCGAGCTGGTCGGCCCCGGCTACCCGGACCTGCCGCCCGCCGAACTGTGCGTGGTGGGCGACGCCGACCAGTCGATCTACGCCTTCCGCGGCGCGACCATCCGCAACATCCTCCAGTTCGAGGAGGACTACAAGGACGCCACGACGATCCTGCTGGAGCAGAACTACCGCTCCACGCAGACGATCCTCTCCGCCGCCAACGCCGTCATCGAGCGCAACGAGAACCGCCGCGCCAAGAACCTGTGGACCCAGGCCGGCAGCGGTGCCGTCATCACCGGCTACGTCGCCGACACCGAGCACGACGAGGCCCAGTTCGTCGCCGACGAGATCGACCGGCTGACGGACGCGGGCGAGGCCAAGGCCGGCGACGTCGCGATCTTCTACCGGACCAACGCCCAGTCCCGCGTGTTCGAGGAGATCTTCATCCGGGTCGGACTGCCCTACAAGGTCGTCGGCGGCGTCCGCTTCTACGAGCGCAAGGAGGTCCGGGACGTCCTGGCCTACCTGCGCGTCCTGGCCAACCCCGAGGACAACGTCCCGCTGCGCCGCATCCTCAACGTGCCCAAGCGCGGCATCGGCGAGCGCGCCGAGGCGATGATCGACGCCCTCGCCCTCCGCGAGAAGATCACCTTCCCGCAGGCCCTGCGCCGGGTGGACGAGGCCTTCGGCATGGCCGCCCGCTCCACCAACGCCGTCAAGCGGTTCAACACCCTGATGGAGGAGCTGCGCACCATCGTCGACTCCGGCGCCGGCCCGGCCGTGGTGCTGGAGGCGGTCCTGGAGCGTACGGGGTACCTCGCCGAGCTCCAGGCCTCGACCGACCCGCAGGACGAGACCCGGATCGAGAACCTCCAGGAACTGGCTGCCGTCGCCCTCGAATTCGAGCAGGCGAGGGACGAGGACACCCCGGGCACCCTGGCCGAGTTCCTGGAACAGGTCGCGCTCGTCGCCGACTCCGACCAGATCCCGGACGAGGACCCGGACGGCTCGGGCGTCATCACGCTGATGACCCTGCACACCGCCAAGGGCCTGGAGTTCCCGGTGGTCTTCCTGACCGGCATGGAGGACGGGGTCTTCCCGCACATGCGCGCGCTGGGCCAGACCAAGGAGCTGGAGGAGGAGCGCCGCCTCGCCTACGTCGGCATCACCCGCGCCCGCGAGCGGCTGTACCTCACCCGCTCCAGCATGCGCAGCGCCTGGGGCACCCCCTCGTACAACCCGCCCTCGCGGTTCCTCGAGGAGATCCCGGCCGAGTACCTCCAGTGGAAGCGGACCGGCGCCGCGCAGAAGCCGGCCGGGCCGGTGCGCGGATCCGGCTACGGCTCCGGCACGGGGAAGTCCTCGTTCGGGACCTCGCCCGAGGCCTTCCTGTCCTCCTCGCGCTCCCGGTCGGGCGGTGGCCCGTCCGGGTTCGCGACGCGCCGCGCGACGGACAAGCCGGTCATCGCGCTGGCCGTCGGGGACCGGGTGACGCACGACCAGTTCGGGCTGGGCACGGTCATGGACGTCCGGGGCGCCGGCGCGGACGCGCAGGCCACCATCGACTTCGGGGACGACAAGCCCAAGCGCCTGCTGCTGCGCTACGCGCCGGTGCAGAAGCTCTGA
- a CDS encoding esterase/lipase family protein — translation MGLTIAPLPVPRSGAALRAAVLEALVLAGHMLLYPSGVREERAKRHRDGSGQLPPVLLLHGFTDNRSVFVLLRRALGAGGRRRVETYNYSPLTLDLRVTARHLARRVEELCERSGQDRVDLVGHSLGGLVGRYYVQRLGGDARVRTLVTLGTPHGGTRVAPFMDAHPLVRQMRPDSPVMAELRAPAPGCRTRCVAFWSEFDALMAPAGTARIEHPDLDATNIEVTGIGHLALPVHPAVITAVRRALDGPVRDAGGAGRAEGPVRKPRPAGTEGEGMVV, via the coding sequence GCTGCCCGTCCCGCGCTCGGGGGCCGCCCTGCGGGCCGCGGTCCTGGAGGCATTGGTGCTCGCCGGGCACATGCTCCTCTACCCGAGTGGAGTCCGGGAGGAGCGCGCGAAGCGACACCGCGACGGGTCCGGGCAGTTGCCGCCCGTCCTGCTGCTGCACGGGTTCACCGACAACCGGTCGGTGTTCGTCCTGCTGCGCCGCGCCCTCGGGGCGGGCGGCCGGCGGCGCGTGGAGACGTACAACTACTCCCCCCTCACCCTCGACCTGCGCGTCACCGCCCGCCACCTCGCCCGGCGCGTCGAGGAGCTGTGCGAGCGCAGCGGTCAGGACCGGGTGGACCTCGTGGGACACAGCCTGGGCGGGCTGGTCGGGCGGTACTACGTCCAGCGGCTCGGCGGTGACGCCCGGGTGCGGACGCTGGTCACCCTCGGCACCCCGCACGGCGGGACCCGCGTCGCCCCCTTCATGGACGCCCACCCGCTGGTCCGCCAGATGCGCCCGGACTCCCCGGTGATGGCCGAGCTGCGCGCGCCCGCGCCCGGCTGCCGGACCCGGTGCGTGGCCTTCTGGAGCGAGTTCGACGCCCTGATGGCCCCGGCCGGCACGGCCCGGATCGAGCACCCGGACCTGGACGCGACGAACATCGAGGTCACCGGGATCGGGCACCTCGCCCTTCCGGTGCATCCCGCCGTCATCACCGCCGTCCGGCGGGCCCTCGACGGTCCGGTGCGCGACGCCGGGGGCGCCGGCCGAGCGGAGGGGCCCGTGAGGAAACCCCGGCCGGCCGGAACCGAAGGGGAGGGCATGGTCGTCTGA